The Camelina sativa cultivar DH55 chromosome 14, Cs, whole genome shotgun sequence genome includes a window with the following:
- the LOC104740616 gene encoding uncharacterized protein LOC104740616, which yields MLLSNIPMTWKLSHMVVPAVNNSIFSPEYSTAANRTSPKRYVDGGIGLGIVAALENSGNGIYPVCYSGTGSNGSDPVRCSRRLQFAAEIDPSEEYTCVTTRDGLTKVYYNDREFEFGKSRGRTWKEESMQISEESPAKKRNVIRGSPGFLTTCCLCKKKLHGQDIYMYKGDEGFCSKECRSVKIMDDSLEYEEHKSLTRVEVLSSPYVAGLFVI from the exons ATGTTATTAAGCAATATTCCAATGACCTGGAAACTATCCCACATGGTGGTTCCTGCAGTTAATAACTCCATCTTTTCGCCGGAATATTCCACGGCGGCTAATCGAACAAGTCCGAAGAGGTACGTTGACGGTGGAATTGGTTTGGGTATAGTCGCTGCGCTTGAGAACTCCGGAAACGGGATCTATCCGGTTTGCTATTCTGGAACCGGTTCGAATGGTTCCGACCCGGTTCGGTGTTCAAGAAGACTCCAATTCGCGGCGGAGATCGATCCCTCTGAGGAATACACTTGCGTCACGACTCGTGATGGCCTCACCAAAGTCTATTACAACGACCGCGAATTTGAGTTCGGTAAGAGCCGTGGTCGGACGTGGAAAGAAGAATCTATGCAAATCTCCGAGGAATCTCCGGCGAAGAAGAGGAACGTAATCAGAGGTTCTCCAGGTTTTCTGACTACATGTTGCTTGTGCAAGAAGAAACTTCATGGCCAAGACATTTACATGTACAA AGGAGACGAAGGATTTTGTAGTAAAGAGTGTAGGTCGGTGAAGATAATGGATGATAGTTTAGAGTATGAAGAACATAAGTCGTTGACAAGGGTTGAGGTTCTGAGCTCTCCGTACGTCGCCGGGCTATTCGTAATTTAA
- the LOC104743399 gene encoding auxin response factor 19-like has product MKAPSNGFLPNSNEGEKKPINSQLWHACAGPLVSLPPVGSLVVYFPQGHSEQVAASMQKQTDFIPNYPNLPSKLICLLHSVTLHADTETDEVYAQMTLQPVNKYDREALLASDMGLKLNRQPTEFFCKTLTASDTSTHGGFSVPRRAAEKIFPPLDFSMQPPAQEIVAKDLHDTTWTFRHIYRGQPKRHLLTTGWSVFVSTKRLFAGDSVLFVRYDLLNIFLNPSSWFKQVGWDESTAGDRPSRVSIWEIEPVITPFYICPPPFFRPKYPRQPGMPDDELDMENAFKRAMPWMGEEFGMKDAQSSMFPGLSLVQWMSMQQNNPLSGSATPQLPAALSSYNLPNNFASNDPSKLLNFQSPNLSSANSQFNKPNTANHISQQMQTQPAIAKSQQQQQQLQQLQMSHQQLQQQGIYNTGSINNGVNAVANQVSSQNPHQSTGFSQSQLQQQSMLPNGAKMTHQNINSAGNKGLTSFAQELQFQQQLELHNSSQLLRNQQEQSSLHSLQQSLSQNPHQLQMQQQSPKPSPSQQLQLQLLQKLQQQQQQQQSIPPVSSSLQPQLSALQQTQSHQLQQLLSSQNQQPLAHGNNSFSASTFMQPPQIQVNHQQQGQMNNKPLVAPGRSHSGHTDGEAPSCSTSPSANNTGHDNVSPTNFLSRNQQQGQGVSVSASDSVFERASNPVQELYAKNDSRINQGLVNLKSAGEQFKFKGAVTDQIDVSTAGTTYCPDVVGSAQQQQTFPLPSFGFDGDCQSHHPRNNLAFASNLEAVTPDALYSQKDFQNLVPNYGNAPRDIETELSSAAISSQSFGIPSIPFKSGCSNEVGGINDSGIMNGGGLWPNQTQRMRTYTKVQKRGSVGRSIDVTRYSGYDELRHDLARMFGIEGQLEDPLTSDWKLVYTDHENDILLVGDDPWEEFVNCVQNIKILSSAEVQQMSLDGDLAAIPATNQACSETDSGNAWKVHYEDTSAAASFNRLSALQQTQSHQLQQLLSSQNQQPLAHGNNSFSASTFMQPPQIQVNHQQQGQMNNKPLVAPGRSHSGHTDGEAPSCSTSPSANNTGHDNVSPTNFLSRNQQQGQGVSVSASDSVFERASNPVQELYAKNDSRINQGLVNLKSAGEQFKFKGAVTDQIDVSTAGTTYCPDVVGSAQQQQTFPLPSFGFDGDCQSHHPRNNLAFASNLEAVTPDALYSQKDFQNLVPNYGNAPRDIETELSSAAISSQSFGIPSIPFKSGCSNEVGGINDSGIMNGGGLWPNQTQRMRTYTKVQKRGSVGRSIDVTRYSGYDELRHDLARMFGIEGQLEDPLTSDWKLVYTDHENDILLVGDDPWEEFVNCVQNIKILSSAEVQQMSLDGDLAAIPATNQACSETDSGNAWKVHYEDTSAAASFNR; this is encoded by the exons ATGAAGGCTCCATCAAATGGGTTTCTTCCCAATTCCAACGAAG GAGAGAAGAAGCCAATCAATTCTCAACTATGGCACGCTTGTGCAGGGCCTTTGGTTTCATTACCTCCTGTCGGAAGTCTCGTAGTTTACTTCCCTCAAGGACATAGCGAGCAA GTTGCAGCATCGATGCAGAAGCAAACAGATTTTATACCAAATTACCCAAATCTTCCTTCTAAGCTGATTTGCTTGCTTCACAGTGTTACATTACAT GCTGATACCGAAACCGATGAAGTCTATGCACAGATGACTCTTCAACCGGTGAATAAG TATGACAGAGAAGCGTTGCTAGCTTCTGATATGGGTCTGAAACTAAACAGACAACCTACTGAGTTTTTCTGCAAGACTCTTACAGCGAGTGACACAAGCACTCACGGTGGATTCTCTGTACCGCGTCGTGCAGCTGAGAAAATATTCCCTCCTCTT GATTTCTCGATGCAACCGCCTGCACAAGAGATTGTAGCCAAAGATTTACATGATACTACATGGACTTTCAGACATATCTATCGAG GCCAACCAAAAAGACACTTGCTTACCACAGGTTGGAGCGTTTTTGTTAGCACAAAGAGACTATTTGCGGGTGATTCAGTTTTGTTTGTAAGGTATGA TCTTCTGAATATTTTCCTGAATCCTTCTTCATGGTTTAAACAGGTAGGATGGGATGAATCAACAGCTGGAGATAGGCCAAGCCGAGTATCCATATGGGAAATCGAACCTGTTATAACTCCTTTTTACATATGCCCTCCTCCATTCTTTAGACCTAAGTACCCGAGGCAACCGGGAATGCCAG ATGATGAGTTGGACATGGAAAACGCTTTCAAAAGAGCAATGCCTTGGATGGGAGAAGAATTTGGGATGAAAGACGCACAGAGTTCGATGTTCCCTGGCTTAAGTCTGGTTCAATGGATGAGTATGCAGCAAAACAATCCGTTGTCAGGTTCTGCTACTCCTCAGCTCCCCGCCGCGCTCTCATCTTATAACCTACCAAACAATTTTGCTTCCAACGACCCTTCCAAGCTGTTGAACTTCCAATCCCCAAACCTCTCTTCCGCAAATTCCCAATTCAACAAACCAAATACGGCTAACCATATCAGCCAACAGATGCAAACACAACCAGCCATAGCGAAatctcaacagcaacaacagcagcTGCAACAACTACAGATGTCACACCAACAGCTGCAGCAACAAGGGATTTATAACACAGGTTCCATTAACAATGGTGTGAATGCTGTTGCTAACCAAGTCTCTAGTCAAAATCCACACCAATCTACTGGATTCTCTCAGTCGCAGCTTCAGCAACAGTCAATGCTCCCTAATGGTGCTAAAATGACACACCAGAACATAAACTCAGCGGGGAATAAAGGCTTGACATCATTTGCACAAGAATTGCAGTTTCAGCAACAACTGGAATTGCATAACAGTAGCCAATTATTAAGAAACCAGCAAGAACAGTCCTCTCTGCATTCACTACAACAATCTCTGTCCCAAAATCCACATCAGCTCCAAATGCAACAACAATCGCCAAAACCAAGTCCTTCACAACAGCTTCAGTTGCAGCTACTCCAGAAGctacagcagcagcagcaacagcagcagtCAATTCCTCCAGTAAGTTCATCCTTACAGCCGCAGTTATCGGCGTTGCAGCAGACACAAAGCCATCAATTGCAACAACTTCTGTCATCTCAGAATCAGCAGCCCTTGGCGCATGGTAATAACAGCTTCTCAGCTTCAACTTTCATGCAGCCTCCACAGATTCAGGTGAACCATCAGCAACAGGGACAAATGAACAACAAACCTCTTGTAGCCCCCGGAAGATCACATTCTGGTCACACAGATGGAGAAGCTCCTTCTTGTTCAACCTCACCTTCCGCCAATAACACCGGGCATGATAATGTTTCACCAACGAATTTCCTCAGCAGAAATCAACAACAAGGACAAGGTGTATCTGTATCTGCATCTGATTCTGTCTTTGAGCGTGCGAGCAATCCGGTTCAAGAGCTTTATGCAAAAAACGACAGCCGGATCAATCAAGGCCTAGTGAATTTGAAGAGTGCTGGTGAACAGTTCAAATTTAAAGGCGCAGTAACAGATCAAATCGATGTATCCACAGCGGGAACAACGTATTGTCCTGATGTTGTTGGCTCTGCACAGCAGCAACAGACTTTCCCACTACCATCATTTGGTTTCGATGGAGATTGCCAATCTCATCATCCAAGAAACAATTTAGCTTTTGCTAGTAATCTCGAAGCCGTAACTCCTGATGCTCTGTATTCTCAAAAGGACTTTCAAAACTTGGTTCCCAACTATGGCAACGCACCAAGAGACATTGAGACAGAGCTATCCAGTGCTGCAATCAGTTCTCAGTCATTTGGTATTCCCAGCATCCCCTTTAAGTCAGGATGTTCAAATGAGGTCGGTGGCATCAATGATTCAGGCATCATGAATGGTGGTGGACTCTGGCCCAATCAGACTCAACGAATGCGAACATATACAAAG GTTCAAAAACGAGGGTCAGTAGGAAGATCAATAGATGTTACCCGTTATAGCGGCTATGATGAACTTAGGCATGACTTAGCAAGAATGTTTGGCATCGAAGGACAGCTCGAAGATCCGCTAACCTCTGACTGGAAACTCGTCTACACTGATCATGAAAACGATATATTACTCGTTGGTGATGATCCTTGGGA GGAGTTTGTGAACTGCGTGCAAAACATAAAGATACTATCATCAGCAGAAGTGCAGCAAATGAGCTTAGACGGAGATCTTGCAGCTATCCCGGCCACAAACCAAGCCTGCAGTGAAACAGACAGCGGAAATGCTTGGAAAGTACATTATGAAGACACTTCTGCTGCAGCTTCATTCAACaga TTATCGGCGTTGCAGCAGACACAAAGCCATCAATTGCAACAACTTCTGTCATCTCAGAATCAGCAGCCCTTGGCGCATGGTAATAACAGCTTCTCAGCTTCAACTTTCATGCAGCCTCCACAGATTCAGGTGAACCATCAGCAACAGGGACAAATGAACAACAAACCTCTTGTAGCCCCCGGAAGATCACATTCTGGTCACACAGATGGAGAAGCTCCTTCTTGTTCAACCTCACCTTCCGCCAATAACACCGGGCATGATAATGTTTCACCAACGAATTTCCTCAGCAGAAATCAACAACAAGGACAAGGTGTATCTGTATCTGCATCTGATTCTGTCTTTGAGCGTGCGAGCAATCCGGTTCAAGAGCTTTATGCAAAAAACGACAGCCGGATCAATCAAGGCCTAGTGAATTTGAAGAGTGCTGGTGAACAGTTCAAATTTAAAGGCGCAGTAACAGATCAAATCGATGTATCCACAGCGGGAACAACGTATTGTCCTGATGTTGTTGGCTCTGCACAGCAGCAACAGACTTTCCCACTACCATCATTTGGTTTCGATGGAGATTGCCAATCTCATCATCCAAGAAACAATTTAGCTTTTGCTAGTAATCTCGAAGCCGTAACTCCTGATGCTCTGTATTCTCAAAAGGACTTTCAAAACTTGGTTCCCAACTATGGCAACGCACCAAGAGACATTGAGACAGAGCTATCCAGTGCTGCAATCAGTTCTCAGTCATTTGGTATTCCCAGCATCCCCTTTAAGTCAGGATGTTCAAATGAGGTCGGTGGCATCAATGATTCAGGCATCATGAATGGTGGTGGACTCTGGCCCAATCAGACTCAACGAATGCGAACATATACAAAG GTTCAAAAACGAGGGTCAGTAGGAAGATCAATAGATGTTACCCGTTATAGCGGCTATGATGAACTTAGGCATGACTTAGCAAGAATGTTTGGCATCGAAGGACAGCTCGAAGATCCGCTAACCTCTGACTGGAAACTCGTCTACACTGATCATGAAAACGATATATTACTCGTTGGTGATGATCCTTGGGA GGAGTTTGTGAACTGCGTGCAAAACATAAAGATACTATCATCAGCAGAAGTGCAGCAAATGAGCTTAGACGGAGATCTTGCAGCTATCCCGGCCACAAACCAAGCCTGCAGTGAAACAGACAGCGGAAATGCTTGGAAAGTACATTATGAAGACACTTCTGCTGCAGCTTCATTCAACagatag
- the LOC104740617 gene encoding ethylene-responsive transcription factor ERF017-like translates to MEGSSSSSSMQSKYKGVRKRKWGKWVSEIRLPNSRERIWLGSYDTPEKAARAFDAALYCLRGNNAKFNFPDNPPVISGGRNLSRSEIREAAARFANSEEEDSSVRAGYETRQLQESTIKSMDIIDSEFLSMLPTVGSGNFASEFGLFPGFDDYSDEYSGDRFREQLSPTQQHDYYYHGEEAYDASMILWNF, encoded by the coding sequence ATGGAGggatcgtcttcttcttcttcgatgcAGTCAAAGTACAAAGGAGTGAGGAAGAGGAAATGGGGCAAATGGGTTTCAGAGATCAGACTTCCCAACAGCAGAGAACGTATCTGGCTTGGCTCTTACGACACTCCCGAGAAGGCGGCGCGAGCCTTCGACGCGGCTCTTTACTGCCTCCGAGGCAACAATGCAAAGTTCAATTTCCCCGATAACCCTCCCGTGATCTCCGGCGGACGAAACCTATCGCGGTCGGAGATACGAGAAGCGGCTGCGAGGTTCGCTAACTCGGAGGAGGAGGACTCGAGCGTTCGAGCAGGATACGAGACACGGCAACTTCAAGAGTCTACTATAAAATCGATGGACATTATTGATTCGGAGTTCTTGAGCATGCTCCCGACGGTTGGTTCTGGTAATTTCGCATCGGAGTTCGGGTTGTTCCCTGGGTTCGATGATTACTCCGACGAATACTCCGGTGATCGTTTCAGGGAACAGCTTTCACCGACACAACAACACGATTACTATTATCACGGAGAAGAGGCTTACGATGCCTCCATGATCCTTTGGAATTTTTGA